The Primulina huaijiensis isolate GDHJ02 chromosome 10, ASM1229523v2, whole genome shotgun sequence region ttcttcacaaatcgAACTACCTGAAGCACATGGACTGTTGGGGTTGCCTGCAAACAAGAATTTCTTTATTGGGAAAAGAGATTTTGATTCCTTTCGTTGATTGATTTCCAGAGATAGCCTCCAAAGCTATCAATTCCTTCCATGGCGGACAAAACGAGGCCACCCAGTACATTGACGGTTTACCTTTACGTTCCAAACATTATCGGTGAGCAGTGTTCGATGATGTTTCATGATTTTTCGAGTAATGATGTGGAGATATTCTTTATTTGGTAAATCAATGAGTTCTTTCAGGGTACGTTAGGATATTAATGAATTGCTTTGCTTTTGCGATATGCTTCAAGGACAAAATTCTATTCTCTATTCTGTATTTTGTCAGGTGTGGATTTTATTTCTAGCtgatgttttttgtttttaatttgatctcaCATTATCGGTTGTTTAATTGCATTTATGGATTTCTTTTAGCTTTGTCTGTGATGCTTTGGATGGCTGGTTTGCTCGCAAACTGAATCAAGGTTAGGGTTTATGCTTGTTGATTTGTCAGTCGATGTCAAATTGTTGCCTTGTGCCCTAATCTGGATGAACTTTATTCGTTATACTTGGGTTCTAACGTTTCATAATGTTCAAGGGCATTTCTTTCCGTTGAATCTGATGTAATTTAGAACACAAGTATATTGAATGGATTTCTTGGTTTTTGAAGTATACTTCTCTCGAGGTGTAAGGAGGTATATCTCATGTATATCTGTCAAGAACACATTCGGAAAGTTTCCAACACAATACAGGATAATATTTGGAACTATATTTCCATCGTAATTGAAATAGTCTAATGATGCCTCCATTCGTAGCATTTCACCCCTGTCGATCCCAGCCTGCTTGTTACATTTGAATGGACTTTAAAACCTTAATTTGTTTTATACAGTTTCAACTTTTGGAGCAGTTCTGGACATGGTTACTGACAGGTATCTGTCGTCTAAATTTTGTATCGCCTTCTACATGTTATTTTACCCCTGGTTTCACCTGGCACGTGTATGGTTAACTATGTGTGATTGCTAAGTTAAATCTTAATTGGGGTGTTTCTCAACAGGATAAGCACGGCTTGTCTCCTGGTGATTTTATCGCAAGTTTATAggtgaatttttttaaactttagtTCGTGCTGTTTGAGGTTTATTTACTACGTTATGACTTCTCACTTTTGAAATCCAGGCCTGGATTTATTTTCTTGTCGCTGCTTGCTCTAGATATAGCCAGCCATTGGTTGCAAATGTATAGGTATTTATTTCCTTGTTTAATCACTCTTGGAACtctgttttaaattttattgaacTGAATAAAACTAGGGATCATGTTAAGGTGGTCACTTTTCTTATGACCTAAAAGCCATGTAAGCTTCTCacagattttgatattttattttcactTGCCATTGTTTTACAGCACCTTCTTGGTGGGAAAAAGTAGCCATAAGGATGTCAGAGATAGCAGCAATTGGTTATTCAAACTTTACTACGGAAACCGCGAATTTATGTGTTACTGTTGCGTCTCTTGTGAGGTAAATGTTTTCAATAATATGTACCATAAGTAATTTATTACCTTTTTGATAGATTTAGTTTATTGAATCCGTTTGATTATCAGGTTctttatattcttttatttcttctaGCGGAGGAGAATGGTGGTCTCATTGATGTAAGCCTTATCTTCTCGATTGCATTGATTTTTTGCACCCAAGATTGATAATGTAATACTGATGCACCTGTGATATTTTTTCCTTCAGGTTCTAGCGAATGCTGCAACACAAAGTTGGTTCTATTTGTCTTCTCTTACCTTGGTTATTGTTGGATGGTTAATCAAGCAGATAATTAATGTTATACAGGTGTGCAACTTAGCCTCATTGTTCTTAGAgtcaattattaattttccacaCAATGATCGACGTTGCATGATGCTGAGTATTAGATTTGCATATCTATAGATTTGTGATTTCATCTCGAATCTTGATTCTGACTACGGAGATCAAACAGATGTAGATGACTTCATAGTACATTGCGGGTTGTGAGAATagtaattgaattttttgtggaGGATATTCAAATTGTGTACTGGGTCGAACAGGAAAGGCATGTATGTACCATGGTCAGGGCCCT contains the following coding sequences:
- the LOC140986185 gene encoding CDP-diacylglycerol--inositol 3-phosphatidyltransferase 1-like, translating into MADKTRPPSTLTVYLYVPNIIGYVRILMNCFAFAICFKDKILFSILYFVSFVCDALDGWFARKLNQVSTFGAVLDMVTDRISTACLLVILSQVYRPGFIFLSLLALDIASHWLQMYSTFLVGKSSHKDVRDSSNWLFKLYYGNREFMCYCCVSCEVLYILLFLLAEENGGLIDVLANAATQSWFYLSSLTLVIVGWLIKQIINVIQMKTAADACIVYDINKRQ